A genomic region of Rickettsiales bacterium contains the following coding sequences:
- a CDS encoding aldose epimerase family protein → MSSVQKAVSEDNTITLYELKNAHGMQVGITNFGAAITCICVPDKNGVVADVALGFRNPQDYKNREHPSFGGTIGRFCNRIAGGKFGLDGVSYALTVNKPPNHQHGGHTGFNRVLWNMVARSDSTITFTYDSRDGEEGYPGNVSVRVTYTLTEDNAVRIQYYATTDKATPLNLTNHTYFNLAGEGCGTVDGHRIQIFAAAYTPLNADMIPTGEIVTVEGTPYDLRHIRPIGDALSERHPQMELGGGFDINFVLDKPAGGNGAVLAARVEEPSSGRVLEVLTTEPGMQFYTGQHIREGFASKSGKTSYTKRSGLCLETQHFPDSPNKPQFPSTILRPGQARASETIYRFSHF, encoded by the coding sequence ATGAGTTCAGTGCAGAAGGCGGTTTCCGAAGACAATACAATTACCTTATATGAGCTCAAGAATGCTCACGGAATGCAGGTTGGCATTACCAATTTCGGCGCGGCGATTACCTGCATCTGTGTTCCCGATAAAAACGGCGTGGTGGCGGACGTAGCGCTTGGGTTCAGGAATCCGCAGGATTATAAAAACAGGGAACATCCTTCTTTCGGAGGGACGATCGGGCGATTCTGCAACCGCATTGCGGGCGGAAAATTCGGGCTCGACGGCGTGTCTTATGCACTGACTGTGAACAAACCCCCTAATCACCAGCATGGCGGCCATACCGGTTTTAATCGCGTGCTGTGGAATATGGTGGCTCGTAGCGATAGCACTATCACTTTTACCTATGATTCGCGTGACGGAGAAGAAGGCTATCCCGGTAATGTCTCCGTGCGTGTTACCTATACGCTGACCGAAGATAATGCCGTGCGGATTCAATATTATGCAACCACTGACAAGGCGACTCCGCTTAACCTCACCAACCATACCTATTTTAATCTTGCAGGCGAGGGGTGCGGTACGGTCGACGGACACAGGATACAGATATTCGCTGCAGCTTACACCCCGCTCAATGCGGATATGATCCCGACAGGGGAGATCGTGACCGTGGAAGGAACTCCCTATGATCTGCGGCATATACGTCCTATAGGGGATGCGTTGAGCGAGCGGCATCCGCAGATGGAGCTTGGCGGAGGGTTCGATATTAATTTCGTGCTGGATAAGCCTGCAGGGGGCAACGGTGCCGTGCTGGCTGCGCGTGTGGAAGAGCCTTCAAGTGGACGCGTGCTGGAAGTGCTGACGACAGAGCCGGGCATGCAGTTTTATACGGGCCAGCATATACGCGAAGGCTTTGCCAGCAAGTCGGGGAAAACTTCTTATACAAAGCGTAGCGGCCTGTGCCTGGAGACCCAGCATTTTCCGGACTCCCCCAATAAGCCGCAGTTCCCATCCACGATTTTGCGCCCCGGGCAGGCTCGCGCCTCCGAGACGATATACCGGTTTTCCCATTTCTAG
- a CDS encoding bifunctional 4-hydroxy-2-oxoglutarate aldolase/2-dehydro-3-deoxy-phosphogluconate aldolase → MSAAHDILTLGPIIPVITLERAEDALPLADALAEGGIKTMEVTLRTGAALDAIKLLAQERKNMVVGAGTITSADGFARVKDVGAQFIISPGITDALLTAGKQCGVPYIPGISTTSEALLAMQHGFDRLKFFPAALAGGVGMLKNFAALFGNVKFCPTGGITQANMNEYLGQPNVLCVGGSWIVPTQPIREGKWGEITMLVKEALAAVKR, encoded by the coding sequence ATGAGCGCAGCACACGATATTCTTACCCTTGGACCGATTATTCCCGTCATTACGCTGGAGCGGGCGGAAGATGCGCTGCCGCTGGCGGATGCACTGGCGGAAGGTGGCATCAAGACGATGGAAGTGACACTGCGCACGGGTGCGGCGCTCGATGCGATCAAGCTGCTGGCTCAAGAGCGAAAAAATATGGTGGTGGGAGCGGGAACCATTACCAGCGCAGATGGCTTTGCCAGGGTAAAGGATGTGGGAGCGCAGTTCATCATCAGTCCCGGTATTACGGATGCGCTTCTTACGGCGGGAAAACAATGCGGTGTGCCGTATATTCCGGGTATCTCCACGACATCCGAAGCGCTGCTCGCGATGCAGCATGGTTTTGACCGCCTGAAATTCTTTCCGGCGGCGCTGGCTGGTGGGGTAGGGATGCTCAAGAATTTCGCTGCGCTGTTCGGCAATGTGAAGTTCTGCCCCACAGGCGGCATCACGCAGGCGAATATGAATGAATATCTGGGACAGCCTAACGTGTTATGCGTGGGCGGTTCGTGGATTGTTCCCACCCAGCCGATCCGGGAAGGGAAATGGGGCGAGATCACCATGCTGGTTAAAGAGGCGCTTGCTGCAGTTAAAAGGTAA
- the glk gene encoding glucokinase: MTNKQISFVGDVGGTNARFALVEDGKLVSESIYNCINSDYGSTVDALKAFLREQGNPKVDSACLALACPITGDTVKLTNCDWEFSQKAIKDALGLRRVVFVNDFTALAMGVPELTPEQYFAVGGGSPKEHMPIGVMGAGTGFGVSALIWGGEQWTALQGEGGHIGFAPVNEVEAEIMRLGWKEYGERVSVERILSGAGIEFLYRSLSHIKGEKPRALKASDITIEAIEDPQSTCGEVVKLFLGVLGTVAGDWALQLGAMGGIYIGGGIVPKLGDLVHKSRLRGRFEAKGRFKDYVSEIPLYVITDSVQTALVGAATILNNRK, from the coding sequence ATGACTAATAAACAGATTTCATTCGTTGGAGATGTAGGCGGAACCAATGCGCGCTTTGCGCTTGTGGAAGACGGTAAGCTCGTATCCGAAAGCATTTATAACTGTATCAATAGCGATTACGGCAGCACAGTGGATGCGCTGAAGGCGTTTCTTCGGGAGCAGGGTAATCCGAAGGTCGACAGTGCATGCCTTGCGCTTGCGTGTCCTATCACGGGCGATACGGTAAAGCTCACGAACTGCGACTGGGAATTTTCGCAGAAAGCGATCAAAGACGCGCTTGGGCTCAGGAGAGTAGTATTCGTAAATGATTTCACGGCGCTTGCCATGGGCGTGCCTGAACTCACTCCAGAGCAGTATTTTGCTGTAGGCGGTGGTAGTCCGAAAGAACATATGCCGATCGGTGTCATGGGGGCCGGAACCGGGTTCGGCGTTTCCGCGCTTATCTGGGGCGGCGAACAGTGGACGGCGCTGCAGGGTGAAGGCGGACATATCGGTTTTGCACCGGTCAATGAGGTGGAAGCCGAGATCATGCGCCTTGGATGGAAGGAATATGGCGAGCGCGTTTCAGTCGAACGCATACTTTCCGGCGCGGGGATTGAGTTCCTGTACCGATCGCTAAGTCATATCAAGGGCGAAAAACCGCGTGCGCTCAAAGCATCCGATATTACCATCGAGGCGATTGAAGATCCGCAATCCACATGCGGTGAAGTGGTGAAGCTGTTCCTCGGTGTGCTTGGCACTGTGGCCGGAGATTGGGCATTACAGCTCGGCGCGATGGGGGGCATTTACATCGGTGGCGGGATCGTTCCGAAACTCGGCGATCTGGTGCATAAAAGCCGTTTGCGCGGTCGTTTTGAGGCTAAAGGACGCTTTAAGGATTATGTCTCGGAGATACCGCTTTATGTGATAACCGACAGTGTTCAGACGGCACTTGTTGGTGCGGCGACAATTCTCAATAACCGAAAGTGA
- the edd gene encoding phosphogluconate dehydratase: MTHPVILNVTKRIIERSRTTREAYLSRMQEAAGKWPKRSTLSCGNLAHGFAGCGAEDKAALRNGQQPNIAIVSAYNDMLSAHQPYEAYPAIIKQEAHRVGAVAQFAGGVPAMCDGVTQGEPGMELSLFSRDVIAMSTAVALSHNMFDAALCLGICDKIVPGLLIGALSFGHLPVVFVPGGPMPSGLPNKEKARVRELYAQGKATKEELLDAEAKSYHSPGTCTFYGTANSNQMLMEVMGLQLPGSSFVNPGTKLRDAFTRAATVQAMKNSALAGQYLPLAQMLDEKAIVNGIIGLVATGGSTNHTIHLIAIARAAGIVIDWDDFAELSHVVPLLARVYPNGEADVNHFHAAGGLGFMIDSLLKNGLLNDDVTTVMGKGLEHYRTEALLVEDKIEWQRVNDTSLNKDVLRPADEPFSPEGGLRVLKGNLGRSVIKVSAVKPEHRVVEAPARVFFSQEALLEAFKKGDLHGDFVAVVAFQGPRANGMPELHKLTPTLSVLQGLGFKVALVTDGRMSGASGKVPAAIHIVPECLRGGPLAKVRDGDIILLDAEKGILEVKVDEATLAAREPASPDISHYHHGLGRELFSGARHVVTGAEDGASFVLTSHD, translated from the coding sequence ATGACGCATCCCGTAATTCTGAATGTAACCAAAAGAATCATTGAACGTAGCCGCACGACGCGTGAAGCATACCTTTCGCGTATGCAGGAAGCGGCAGGCAAATGGCCCAAGCGCTCCACGCTTTCCTGTGGCAATCTTGCGCATGGTTTTGCAGGATGCGGTGCAGAAGATAAGGCAGCGCTGCGCAATGGCCAGCAGCCCAATATTGCCATTGTTTCTGCCTATAACGACATGCTTTCGGCGCACCAGCCTTATGAAGCGTATCCCGCAATCATCAAACAGGAAGCGCACAGGGTAGGGGCAGTGGCGCAGTTTGCGGGCGGTGTGCCTGCGATGTGTGACGGTGTCACGCAGGGCGAGCCGGGGATGGAACTTTCGCTCTTCAGCCGTGACGTAATAGCCATGTCCACGGCGGTGGCGCTTTCGCATAATATGTTCGATGCGGCTTTGTGCCTGGGAATTTGCGACAAGATCGTGCCGGGGCTTTTGATCGGTGCGTTGAGCTTCGGCCATCTGCCAGTGGTGTTCGTGCCGGGCGGGCCAATGCCTTCGGGCCTGCCGAATAAGGAAAAAGCGCGCGTGCGTGAGCTTTATGCGCAGGGCAAGGCGACCAAGGAAGAATTGCTGGACGCGGAAGCGAAATCCTACCATTCGCCGGGAACCTGTACGTTCTACGGCACAGCGAACAGCAACCAGATGCTCATGGAAGTCATGGGGCTGCAGCTCCCCGGAAGTTCGTTTGTGAATCCCGGCACGAAGCTGCGCGACGCATTCACGAGGGCGGCGACGGTACAGGCTATGAAGAATTCAGCACTGGCGGGGCAGTATCTGCCGCTTGCGCAGATGCTGGACGAAAAAGCGATCGTCAACGGCATTATCGGCCTTGTGGCAACCGGCGGTTCGACGAACCATACGATTCACCTGATCGCCATCGCGCGTGCAGCTGGCATCGTGATCGACTGGGATGATTTCGCCGAACTTTCGCATGTGGTGCCGCTGCTTGCGCGCGTCTACCCTAACGGCGAAGCGGATGTGAACCATTTCCATGCGGCAGGTGGTCTCGGTTTCATGATCGACAGCCTGTTGAAAAATGGTCTGCTCAATGATGATGTGACGACGGTCATGGGCAAAGGGCTGGAGCATTACCGCACCGAAGCGCTGCTTGTTGAAGATAAGATAGAATGGCAGCGGGTAAATGACACAAGCCTCAACAAAGATGTGCTGCGCCCGGCAGATGAGCCGTTCAGCCCGGAGGGCGGTTTGCGTGTGCTAAAAGGCAATCTTGGCCGTTCTGTTATCAAGGTTTCGGCCGTAAAGCCGGAGCATCGCGTAGTGGAAGCACCTGCGAGGGTATTTTTTAGCCAGGAAGCGCTGCTTGAAGCATTCAAAAAAGGCGATCTGCATGGGGATTTCGTTGCAGTCGTTGCATTCCAGGGGCCGCGTGCGAACGGTATGCCGGAGCTGCATAAGCTGACGCCGACGCTCAGCGTGCTGCAGGGACTCGGTTTCAAGGTGGCGCTGGTCACGGACGGGCGTATGTCCGGTGCCTCAGGCAAGGTGCCTGCGGCGATCCATATCGTACCGGAGTGCCTGCGTGGCGGTCCGCTTGCAAAAGTGCGCGACGGCGATATTATCCTGCTCGATGCTGAGAAAGGAATTTTGGAAGTAAAGGTGGATGAAGCGACGCTTGCCGCGCGCGAACCCGCCAGCCCTGATATCAGTCACTATCACCATGGGCTTGGACGTGAGCTGTTTTCCGGCGCACGTCATGTTGTCACCGGCGCGGAAGACGGCGCCTCATTTGTGTTGACCAGTCATGACTAA
- the pgl gene encoding 6-phosphogluconolactonase, whose translation MAFHSFPSSDAAAIQLAEDTAKALSSAIRERGKASLVVSGGSTPKPFFAALKQHALAWDKIWITLADERWVEPNEADSNERMVREQLLTNGAHFVSLKNKAATPAEGVAEVEKALAVMQAPYDVVILGMGEDGHTASLFPETEGLAQALELNNPHRCAAINPPSYAPHPRMTQTLSALLNCRKLILHITGAKKKTLYEEAQKPGSCLTLPVRAIVQQDKVPLEVYWAA comes from the coding sequence ATGGCGTTTCATTCATTTCCCTCGTCGGATGCTGCCGCTATACAATTGGCGGAAGATACGGCGAAGGCTCTATCATCAGCGATACGTGAGCGCGGCAAGGCAAGTCTTGTCGTCTCCGGCGGCAGCACGCCCAAGCCGTTTTTTGCGGCGCTGAAGCAGCATGCGCTTGCGTGGGATAAGATATGGATTACGCTGGCGGATGAGCGCTGGGTGGAACCGAATGAAGCAGACAGCAACGAGCGTATGGTGCGCGAACAGCTGCTTACAAATGGTGCGCATTTTGTGAGTCTTAAGAATAAGGCTGCAACGCCTGCTGAAGGTGTTGCAGAGGTGGAAAAGGCGCTGGCAGTGATGCAGGCTCCTTACGATGTGGTGATTCTGGGTATGGGAGAAGACGGGCATACTGCTTCCCTGTTCCCGGAAACGGAAGGTCTTGCACAAGCGCTGGAGCTTAATAATCCGCATCGCTGTGCTGCCATTAACCCGCCATCCTATGCGCCGCACCCGCGTATGACGCAGACACTTTCGGCGCTGCTGAACTGCCGTAAGCTGATATTGCACATTACCGGCGCGAAGAAGAAAACATTGTACGAAGAAGCGCAGAAACCCGGCTCTTGCCTCACGCTTCCGGTGCGTGCTATCGTACAGCAGGACAAGGTGCCGCTCGAAGTGTACTGGGCGGCTTGA